The following proteins are encoded in a genomic region of Xanthomonas cassavae CFBP 4642:
- a CDS encoding TonB-dependent receptor: MQFRTTNRKTPVTLLALSIGLALSGHLAAQETTQAPAEPAVDLDTVTVTGYRASVEKALDIKRGEAGVVDAIVAEDIGKFPDLNLAESLQRIPGVVITREAGEGRAISVRGLGPEFTRVRINGMEALTTVGAGDQSGGTNRGRGFDFNVFASDLFSQLIARKTASADVEEGSLGATVDLRTARPFDYSGFTFAASGQAAYNAMAEKDNPRVAGLIANTWADNTFGALLSVAYTEREVLEEGSNTGRWANGTSNGGFDATSPFAAARSADVYHPRFPRYTQQIHDQQRLGVTGSLQWKPSDRTTLSLDMLYSKIDAKRDEHYIEAISFSRNRDGLTPRRPVRDGKPGTIVRNGEIRNNALVYGEFDNVDIRSENRHDEWNTEFTQVSLDLEHRFNDAFSVNARVGTSRSAHENPVQTTIIMDKYDVDGYSYDYRGNSRAPVLNYGIDPTDPAGWELAEIRLRPQSVDNDFDTGQIDFNWNISPGFRLKGGVLAKNYSFSTVELRRANELAVPNFANGSLIVPSDLTEQAGLKGINGSPSNWVVPNLDAVADLFGIYSNSGTFAVAPRVNNSRSVQEKDRGVWLMGEFSTDLGPIPLSGNFGVRYVRTEQESTGFALINNVPTETTVGRKYNNTLPSFNLVAELAPDLLLRLGAAKVMSRPGLGSLTPGVTVAVAGGARTVAGGNPDLDPIEATNVDLGLEWYFNEGAMLGVGLFYKDIESFIQTAREVRPYSSSGLPAELLEGTGATVNDDFAFSIPLNTPGGELKGVEANYTQPFTFLPGKWANLGVQLNYTWVDSQIQYLASSGAPVMKNDLLGLSRSSWNATLFYEGESFAGRVSATNRDDYLTQAPGAETGFNVDGVHGMTGTTILDASLRYKISKQLELSLEGINLTNEASDEWVSSPRTGQLPLQYAETGRQYLLGVRYKF; encoded by the coding sequence ATGCAATTTCGGACCACCAACCGGAAGACACCGGTTACCTTGCTGGCATTGTCGATCGGCCTGGCGCTGAGCGGCCACCTGGCCGCACAAGAAACCACCCAAGCGCCCGCAGAACCGGCCGTCGACCTGGACACCGTCACGGTGACCGGCTATCGCGCCTCGGTGGAAAAGGCCCTGGACATCAAGCGCGGCGAAGCCGGCGTGGTCGATGCGATTGTCGCCGAGGACATCGGCAAGTTCCCCGACCTCAACCTGGCCGAGTCGCTGCAGCGCATTCCCGGCGTGGTGATCACCCGTGAGGCCGGCGAAGGCCGCGCCATCTCGGTGCGTGGTCTGGGCCCGGAGTTCACCCGCGTGCGCATCAACGGCATGGAAGCGCTCACCACCGTGGGCGCCGGCGACCAGAGCGGCGGCACCAACCGCGGCCGCGGCTTCGACTTCAACGTGTTCGCCTCGGACCTGTTCTCGCAGCTGATCGCGCGCAAGACCGCCTCGGCCGATGTGGAAGAAGGCTCGCTGGGTGCCACCGTCGACCTGCGTACCGCGCGCCCGTTCGACTACAGCGGCTTCACCTTCGCCGCCAGCGGCCAGGCGGCCTATAACGCGATGGCCGAGAAGGACAACCCGCGCGTGGCCGGCCTGATTGCCAACACCTGGGCCGACAACACCTTCGGCGCCCTGCTGTCGGTGGCCTACACCGAGCGCGAAGTGCTGGAAGAAGGCTCCAACACCGGCCGCTGGGCCAATGGCACCAGCAACGGCGGCTTCGATGCCACCTCGCCGTTTGCCGCCGCGCGCTCGGCCGATGTTTACCACCCGCGCTTCCCGCGCTACACCCAGCAGATCCACGACCAGCAGCGTCTGGGTGTCACCGGCTCGTTGCAGTGGAAGCCGTCCGACCGCACCACGCTGTCGCTGGACATGCTGTATTCCAAGATCGACGCCAAGCGCGACGAGCACTACATCGAAGCGATCTCCTTCAGCCGCAACCGCGACGGGCTCACCCCGCGCCGGCCGGTGCGCGACGGCAAGCCGGGCACCATCGTGCGCAACGGCGAGATCCGCAACAACGCGCTGGTCTATGGCGAATTCGACAATGTCGACATTCGTTCGGAAAACCGCCACGACGAGTGGAACACCGAGTTCACCCAGGTCAGCCTGGACCTGGAGCATCGCTTCAACGATGCCTTCAGCGTCAATGCCCGTGTCGGCACCTCGCGCTCTGCGCACGAGAACCCGGTGCAGACCACCATCATCATGGACAAGTACGACGTCGACGGGTACAGCTACGACTACCGCGGCAACAGCCGCGCGCCGGTGCTGAATTACGGCATCGACCCGACCGATCCCGCCGGTTGGGAGCTGGCCGAAATCCGCCTGCGTCCGCAGTCGGTGGACAACGACTTCGACACCGGCCAGATCGACTTCAACTGGAACATCAGCCCCGGCTTCCGCCTCAAGGGTGGCGTGCTGGCCAAGAACTACAGCTTCAGCACTGTCGAGTTGCGCCGCGCCAACGAACTGGCCGTGCCCAACTTCGCCAACGGCAGCCTGATCGTGCCGTCGGACCTGACCGAACAGGCCGGGCTCAAGGGCATCAACGGCAGCCCGTCCAACTGGGTGGTGCCCAATCTGGATGCGGTGGCCGATCTGTTCGGCATCTACAGCAACAGCGGCACCTTCGCGGTGGCACCGCGCGTCAACAACAGCCGCAGCGTCCAGGAAAAGGATCGCGGCGTGTGGTTGATGGGCGAGTTCTCCACCGACCTGGGCCCGATTCCGCTGTCGGGCAACTTCGGCGTGCGCTATGTGCGCACCGAGCAGGAATCCACCGGCTTTGCCTTGATCAACAACGTGCCGACCGAAACCACGGTGGGCCGCAAGTACAACAACACGCTGCCCTCGTTCAACCTGGTGGCCGAGCTGGCACCGGACCTGCTGCTGCGTCTTGGCGCCGCCAAGGTGATGTCGCGTCCCGGCCTGGGCAGCCTCACCCCCGGCGTGACCGTGGCGGTGGCCGGTGGTGCACGCACCGTGGCCGGCGGCAACCCGGATCTGGACCCGATCGAAGCCACCAACGTCGACCTCGGCCTGGAGTGGTACTTCAACGAAGGCGCCATGCTCGGCGTCGGCCTGTTTTACAAGGACATCGAAAGCTTCATCCAGACCGCGCGCGAAGTGCGCCCGTATTCCAGCAGCGGCCTGCCGGCCGAGTTGCTGGAAGGCACCGGCGCCACCGTCAACGACGACTTCGCCTTCAGCATTCCGCTCAACACTCCGGGCGGCGAATTGAAGGGCGTGGAAGCCAACTACACGCAGCCGTTTACGTTCCTGCCGGGCAAGTGGGCCAACCTGGGCGTGCAGCTCAACTACACCTGGGTCGATTCGCAGATTCAGTACCTGGCCAGCAGCGGCGCGCCGGTGATGAAGAACGACCTGCTGGGTCTGTCGCGCTCGTCGTGGAATGCCACGCTGTTCTACGAAGGCGAATCCTTCGCCGGGCGCGTGTCGGCCACCAACCGCGACGATTACCTCACCCAGGCACCGGGTGCGGAAACCGGCTTCAACGTCGATGGCGTGCACGGCATGACCGGCACCACCATTCTCGATGCCTCGCTGCGCTACAAGATCAGCAAGCAGCTGGAGCTGAGCCTGGAAGGCATCAACCTCACCAACGAAGCGTCCGATGAGTGGGTGTCGTCGCCGCGCACCGGCCAGCTGCCGCTGCAGTACGCAGAAACTGGCCGTCAGTACCTGCTGGGCGTGCGCTACAAGTTCTAA